A single window of Lonchura striata isolate bLonStr1 chromosome 20, bLonStr1.mat, whole genome shotgun sequence DNA harbors:
- the CLTC gene encoding clathrin heavy chain 1 isoform X1 yields MAQILPIRFQEHLQLQNLGINPANIGFSTLTMESDKFICIREKVGEQAQVVIIDMNDPSNPIRRPISADSAIMNPASKVIALKAGKTLQIFNIEMKSKMKAHTMTDDVTFWKWISLNTVALVTDNAVYHWSMEGESQPVKMFDRHSSLAGCQIINYRTDAKQKWLLLTGISAQQNRVVGAMQLYSVDRKVSQPIEGHAASFAQFKMEGNAEESTLFCFAVRGQAGGKLHIIEVGTPPTGNQPFPKKAVDVFFPPEAQSDFPVAMQISDKHDVVFLITKYGYIHLYDLETGTCIYMNRISGETIFVTAQHEATAGIIGVNRKGQVLSVCVEEENIIPYITNVLQNPDLALRMAVRNNLAGAEELFARKFNALFAQGNYSEAAKVAANAPKGILRTPDTIRRFQSVPAQPGQTSPLLQYFGILLDQGQLNKYESLELCRPVLQQGRKQLLEKWLKEDKLECSEELGDLVKSVDPTLALSVYLRANVPNKVIQCFAETGQVQKIVLYAKKVGYTPDWIFLLRNVMRISPDQGQQFAQMLVQDEEPLADITQIVDVFMEYNLIQQCTAFLLDALKNNRPSEGPLQTRLLEMNLMHAPQVADAILGNQMFTHYDRAHIAQLCEKAGLLQRALEHFTDLYDIKRAVVHTHLLNPEWLVNYFGSLSVEDSLECLRAMLSANIRQNLQICVQVASKYHEQLSTQSLIELFESFKSFEGLFYFLGSIVNFSQDPDVHFKYIQAACKTGQIKEVERICRESNCYDPERVKNFLKEAKLTDQLPLIIVCDRFDFVHDLVLYLYRNNLQKYIEIYVQKVNPSRLPVVIGGLLDVDCSEDVIKNLILVVRGQFSTDELVAEVEKRNRLKLLLPWLEARIHEGCEEPATHNALAKIYIDSNNNPERFLRENPYYDSRVVGKYCEKRDPHLACVAYERGQCDLELINVCNENSLFKSLSRYLVRRKDPELWASVLLESNPYRRPLIDQVVQTALSETQDPEEVSVTVKAFMTADLPNELIELLEKIVLDNSVFSEHRNLQNLLILTAIKADRTRVMEYINRLDNYDAPDIANIAISNELFEEAFAIFRKFDVNTSAVQVLIEHIGNLDRAYEFAERCNEPAVWSQLAKAQLQKGMVKEAIDSYIKADDPSSYMEVVQAANASGNWEELVKYLQMARKKARESYVETELIFALAKTNRLAELEEFINGPNNAHIQQVGDRCYDEKMYEAAKLLYNNVSNFGRLASTLVHLGEYQAAVDGARKANSTRTWKEVCFACVDGKEFRLAQMCGLHIVVHADELEELINYYQDRGYFEELITMLEAALGLERAHMGMFTELAILYSKFKPQKMREHLELFWSRVNIPKVLRAAEQAHLWAELVFLYDKYEEYDNAIITMMNHPTDAWKEGQFKDIITKVANVELYYKAVQFYLEFKPLLLNDLLMVLSPRLDHTRAVTFFTKVKQLPLVKPYLRSVQNHNNKSVNESLNNLFIIEEDYQALRTSIDAYDNFDNISLAQRLEKHELIEFRRIAAYLFKGNNRWKQSVELCKKDRLYKDAMQYASESKDTELAEELLQWFLQENKRECFGACLFTCYDLLRPDVVLETAWRHNIMDFAMPYFIQVMKEYLTKVDAIKEKVDKLDASESLRKEEEQATETQPIVYGQPQLMLTAGPSVAVPPQAPFGYGYTAPPYGQPQPGFGYSM; encoded by the exons atggccCAGATCCTGCCCATCCGCTTCCAGGAGCATCTCCAG ctCCAAAATTTGGGCATCAACCCAGCAAACATTGGGTTCAGCACTCTGACAATGGAGTCTGACAAATTTATCTGCATCAGAGAGAAAGTAGGAGAACAGGCTCAAGTGGTGATCATCGACATGAATGACCCCAGCAACCCAATCCGGAGACCAATTTCAGCTGACAGTGCTATCATGAACCCTGCCAGTAAAGTCATTGCATTGAAAG CTGGGAAAACGCTGCAAATCTTTAACATCGAGATGAAGAGCAAGATGAAGGCTCACACCATGACAGATGATGTCACCTTCTGGAAGTGGATCTCTCTGAACACTGTTGCCCTCGTGACGGATAATGCAGTTTACCACTGGAGCATGGAGGGGGAGTCCCAGCCCGTGAAGATGTTTGATCGCCACTCCAGCCTTGCCGGCTGCCAGATCATCAACTACAGAACTGATGCCAAGCAGAAATGGCTCTTGCTGACTGGAATATCTGCGCAG CAAAACCGTGTAGTGGGAGCAATGCAGCTGTACTCTGTGGACAGAAAAGTGTCCCAGCCCATCGAGGGACATGCAGCCAGCTTTGCACAGTTCAAGATGGAAGGGAATGCTGAAGAATCCACTCTCTTCTGTTTTGCAGTAAGAGGGCAAGCTGGGGGTAAG CTGCATATCATTGAGGTTGGCACACCACCCACTGGGAATCAGCCCTTTCCAAAGAAAGCTGTGGATGTCTTCTTTCCTCCTGAAGCACAAAGTGACTTTCCTGTTGCTATGCAG ATCAGTGACAAGCACGATGTGGTGTTCCTCATAACAAAGTATGGCTACATCCACTTGTATGATCTGGAAACTGGCACCTGTATCTACATGAACAGGATCAGTGGAGAGACCATTTTTGTTACTGCACAGCACGAAGCAACAGCTGGAATTATTGGAGTCAACAGAAAGGGACAA GTGCTCTCAGTGTGTGTGGAAGAGGAGAACATCATTCCCTACATCACAAACGTGCTGCAGAATCCTGACCTGGCTTTACGGATGGCTGTCCGCAACAACCTGGCAGGGGCCGAGGAGCTCTTTGCCAGGAAATTCAATGCACTCTTTGCACAAGGGAACTATTCAGAGGCAGCAAAAGTGGCAGCTAATGCCCCAAAG GGAATTCTGCGTACTCCAGACACCATACGCCGGTTCCAGAGTGTTccagctcagccagggcagACTTCCCCTCTCCTGCAGTATTTTGGCATTCTGCTGGACCAAGGGCAGCTGAACAAGTATGAGTCACTGGAGCTCTGCAGACCAGTGCTCCAGCAGGGCCGCAAGCAGCTCTTGGAAAAATGGTTAAAAGAAGATAAG CTGGAGTGCTCAGAGGAGCTGGGAGACCTTGTGAAATCTGTGGATCCTACACTAGCACTTAGTGTCTATCTGAGAGCCAATGTTCCAAACAAGGTCATCCAGTGTTTTGCTGAAACAGGACAAGTCCAGAAGATTGTTTTGTATGCTAAGAAg GTTGGATATACTCCAGACTGGATTTTTTTGCTGAGGAATGTAATGAGAATCAGCCCTGATCAAGGACAGCAGTTTGCACAAATGCTTGTTCAAGATGAAGAGCCTCTTGCAGATATAACACAG atTGTGGATGTCTTTATGGAATATAATTTAATCCAGCAATGTACAGCCTTTCTGCTGGATGCACTGAAGAATAATCGTCCCTCAGAAGGTCCCCTGCAAACACGTTTACTTGAGATGAACCTCATGCACGCGCCTCAG GTTGCAGATGCCATCCTGGGAAACCAAATGTTTACTCACTATGACCGGGCTCACATAGCTCAGCTGTGTGAGAAGGCTGGTTTGCTGCAGAGAGCACTGGAGCACTTCACAGACCTGTACGACATCAAGCGTGCAGTAGTTCACACTCACCTCCTCAACCCTGAG TGGTTAGTGAATTATTTTGGGTCCTTATCAGTAGAAGACTCTCTGGAGTGTCTGCGTGCGATGCTGTCCGCTAACATCCGTCAGAACCTGCAGATCTGTGTCCAGGTAGCTTCCAAATACCACGAACAGCTGTCAACACAGTCACTCATTGAGCTCTTTGAGTCCTTCAAGAGCTTTGAAG gtttgttttatttcctgGGCTCCATTGTAAACTTCAGCCAGGATCCAGATGTGCACTTCAAGTACATTCAAGCTGCATGCAAGACAGGACAAATTAAAGAAGTGGAAAGAATCTGCAGGGAAAGTAACTGCTATGATCCAGAACGTGTTAAAAACTTCCTCAAG GAAGCTAAACTCACTGACCAGCTGCCTCTCATCATTGTGTGTGACCGCTTTGACTTTGTCCACGACTTGGTGCTGTATTTGTATAGAAATAATCTTCAAAAATATATTGAGATTTATGTACAGAAG GTGAATCCAAGCCGTCTGCCAGTTGTTATTGGGGGACTGCTTGATGTGGATTGCTCTGAAGATGTGATCAAGAACCTCATCCTTGTAGTGAGAGGTCAATTTTCAACTGATGAACTTGTTGCAGAGGTTGAGAAAAGAAACAG GCTGAAGCTGCTTCTGCCCTGGCTGGAAGCAAGAATTCACGAGGGCTGTGAGGAGCCTGCTACTCACAATGCACTGGCCAAGATTTACATTGACAGCAACAACAACCCAGAGAGATTCCTGCGTGAGAATCCCTACTATGACAGTCGTGTTGTTGGCAAGTACTGTGAGAAGAGGGACCCTCACCTGGCCTGCGTGGCTTACGAGCGTGGACAGTGCGATCTGGAGCTGATTAAT GTGTGCAATGAGAACTCCCTCTTCAAGAGTCTCTCCCGCTACTTAGTTCGTCGTAAGGACCCCGAGCTCTGGGCCAGTGTGCTACTGGAAAGCAACCCCTACAGAAGACCCCTGATTGACCAG GTTGTCCAGACTGCACTGTCAGAGACCCAGGACCCCGAGGAAGTCTCTGTCACTGTGAAGGCCTTCATGACTGCAGATCTTCCCAATGAGCTCATTGAACTGCTGGAGAAAATTGTGCTGGATAATTCAGTGTTCAGTGAGCACAG GAATCTGCAGAACCTTCTCATCCTTACAGCTATCAAGGCTGACCGCACCCGTGTCATGGAGTACATCAATCGCCTGGATAACTATGATGCCCCTGACATAGCCAATATTGCTATCAGCAATGAGCTTTTTGAGGAGGCATTTGCTATCTTCAGGAAGTTTGATGTCAATACATCAGCTGTACAG GTGTTGATAGAGCACATTGGGAACCTGGACCGTGCGTACGAGTTCGCTGAGCGCTGCAATGAACCTGCAGTGTGGAGCCAGCTGGCCAAAGCACAGCTCCAGAAGGGGATGGTAAAGGAGGCAATTGACTCCTACATTAAAGCAGATGATCCTTCCTCATACATGGAAGTTGTTCAAGCTGCTAATGCCAGTG GAAACTGGGAAGAGCTGGTGAAATATCTGCAGATGGCACGCAAGAAGGCCCGGGAGTCGTATGTGGAAACAGAATTAATCTTTGCTCTTGCTAAAACAAACCGCCTGGCAGAGCTAGAGGAGTTCATCAATGGCCCTAACAATGCACATATCCAGCAG GTTGGTGATCGCTGCTACGATGAGAAGATGTATGAAGCAGCCAAGCTCTTGTACAACAACGTGTCCAACTTCGGCCGTTTGGCCTCAACCTTGGTGCACCTCGGCGAGTACCAGGCAGCCGTGGATGGTGCTCGGAAAGCCAACAGCACTCGCACGTGGAAAGAG gtctgctttgcttgtgtggATGGAAAAGAATTCCGCCTGGCTCAGATGTGTGGGCTCCATATTGTAGTGCATGCAGATGAGCTGGAAGAGCTAATCAACTATTACCAG GATCGTGGGTACTTTGAAGAACTCATCACTATGTTGGAAGCAGCGCTTGGGCTGGAGCGAGCACACATGGGGATGTTCACAGAGCTGGCAATTCTCTACTCCAAGTTCAAGCCACAGAAGATGAGGGAGCACTTGGAGCTGTTCTGGTCCAGAGTCAACATTCCCAAG GTTTTGAGAGCTGCAGAACAAGCCCATCTGTGGGCTGAACTGGTGTTCCTGTATGATAAGTATGAAGAATATGATAATGCCATAATCACAATGATGAATCACCCAACAGATGCTTGGAAAGAAGGCCAGTTCAAAGATATCATCACTAAG GTGGCCAATGTGGAGCTGTACTACAAGGCAGTTCAATTCTATTTGGAATTTAAGCCTCTGCTGCTCAATGATCTGCTGATGGTGTTGTCCCCTCGGCTTGACCACACTCGTGCTGTCACCTTCTTCACAAAG GTTAAACAGCTGCCCCTGGTTAAGCCTTACCTGCGCTCTGTTCAAAATCACAACAACAAATCAGTCAATGAGTCCCTCAACAACCTCTTCATTATTGAAGAAGATTACCAG GCTCTTAGGACTTCTATAGATGCTTATGACAACTTTGACAACATTTCTCTTGCCCAACGTTTGGAGAAACACGAGCTAATAGAGTTCCGAAGGATCGCTGCCTATCTCTTCAAAGGCAACAACCGCTGGAAACAGAGCGTGGAGCTCTGTAAGAAGGACAGGCTCTACAAG GATGCCATGCAGTACGCTTCTGAATCCAAAGATACtgagctggcagaagagctgctgcagTGGTTCTTGCAGGAGAACAAGAGGGAATGCTTTGGTGCTTGTCTCTTCACCTGCTACGATCTCCTAAGGCCAGATGTTGTCTTGGAAACAGCGTGGAGGCACAACATTATGGACTTTGCCATGCCATACTTTATTCAGGTCATGAAGGAATACTTGACCAAG GTTGATGCAATAAAGGAAAAG GTGGATAAACTGGATGCATCAGAGTctttgagaaaggaagaggagcaAGCTACAGAAACACAACCTATTGTTTATG gccagccccagctgatGCTGACAGCGGGACCCAGCGTGGCAGTTCCTCCGCAGGCACCTTTCGGCTACGGCTACACGGCCCCTCCGTACGGGCAGCCGCAGCCCGGCTTCGGCTACAGCATGTGA
- the PTRH2 gene encoding peptidyl-tRNA hydrolase 2, mitochondrial: MISLFEPEFLNVIIGVVCGVCLGWGIRGRLRRKPRAGIIPEPSNGLGDEADIMGESGELKLVLIVRNDLKMGKGKVAAQCSHAAVSAYKQVHKRNPELLKQWEYCGQPKVVLKAPDEETLVQLLAEAKRLGLTVSLIQDAGRTQIAPGSRTVLGIGPGPADVIDQVSGHLKLF, encoded by the coding sequence ATGATTTCTCTCTTCGAGCCCGAGTTCCTGAATGTCATCATCGGGGTCGTGTGTGGCgtgtgcctgggctggggcatccGGGGGAGGCTCCGCAGGAAGCCCAGAGCTGGAATAATTCCAGAACCTTCCAACGGCCTGGGGGACGAGGCCGACATCATGGGAGAGTCCGGGGAGCTCAAGCTGGTGCTGATCGTCCGCAACGACCTGAAGATGGGCAAGGGCAAAGTagcagcccagtgctcccatgCTGCTGTCTCTGCCTACAAGCAGGTTCACAAAAGGAATCCCGAGCTCCTGAAGCAGTGGGAATATTGTGGACAACCTAAAGTGGTCCTCAAAGCTCCCGATGAAGAGACTctggtgcagctgctggctgaggcgAAGCGCCTGGGGCTGACTGTGAGCTTGATACAGGATGCTGGGCGTACTCAGATAGCTCCAGGCTCCAGGACAGTCCTTGGGATCGGACCAGGACCAGCTGATGTCATAGATCAAGTTTCTGGTCACCTTAAACTCTTCTAA
- the CLTC gene encoding clathrin heavy chain 1 isoform X2: protein MAQILPIRFQEHLQLQNLGINPANIGFSTLTMESDKFICIREKVGEQAQVVIIDMNDPSNPIRRPISADSAIMNPASKVIALKAGKTLQIFNIEMKSKMKAHTMTDDVTFWKWISLNTVALVTDNAVYHWSMEGESQPVKMFDRHSSLAGCQIINYRTDAKQKWLLLTGISAQQNRVVGAMQLYSVDRKVSQPIEGHAASFAQFKMEGNAEESTLFCFAVRGQAGGKLHIIEVGTPPTGNQPFPKKAVDVFFPPEAQSDFPVAMQISDKHDVVFLITKYGYIHLYDLETGTCIYMNRISGETIFVTAQHEATAGIIGVNRKGQVLSVCVEEENIIPYITNVLQNPDLALRMAVRNNLAGAEELFARKFNALFAQGNYSEAAKVAANAPKGILRTPDTIRRFQSVPAQPGQTSPLLQYFGILLDQGQLNKYESLELCRPVLQQGRKQLLEKWLKEDKLECSEELGDLVKSVDPTLALSVYLRANVPNKVIQCFAETGQVQKIVLYAKKVGYTPDWIFLLRNVMRISPDQGQQFAQMLVQDEEPLADITQIVDVFMEYNLIQQCTAFLLDALKNNRPSEGPLQTRLLEMNLMHAPQVADAILGNQMFTHYDRAHIAQLCEKAGLLQRALEHFTDLYDIKRAVVHTHLLNPEWLVNYFGSLSVEDSLECLRAMLSANIRQNLQICVQVASKYHEQLSTQSLIELFESFKSFEGLFYFLGSIVNFSQDPDVHFKYIQAACKTGQIKEVERICRESNCYDPERVKNFLKEAKLTDQLPLIIVCDRFDFVHDLVLYLYRNNLQKYIEIYVQKVNPSRLPVVIGGLLDVDCSEDVIKNLILVVRGQFSTDELVAEVEKRNRLKLLLPWLEARIHEGCEEPATHNALAKIYIDSNNNPERFLRENPYYDSRVVGKYCEKRDPHLACVAYERGQCDLELINVCNENSLFKSLSRYLVRRKDPELWASVLLESNPYRRPLIDQVVQTALSETQDPEEVSVTVKAFMTADLPNELIELLEKIVLDNSVFSEHRNLQNLLILTAIKADRTRVMEYINRLDNYDAPDIANIAISNELFEEAFAIFRKFDVNTSAVQVLIEHIGNLDRAYEFAERCNEPAVWSQLAKAQLQKGMVKEAIDSYIKADDPSSYMEVVQAANASGNWEELVKYLQMARKKARESYVETELIFALAKTNRLAELEEFINGPNNAHIQQVGDRCYDEKMYEAAKLLYNNVSNFGRLASTLVHLGEYQAAVDGARKANSTRTWKEVCFACVDGKEFRLAQMCGLHIVVHADELEELINYYQDRGYFEELITMLEAALGLERAHMGMFTELAILYSKFKPQKMREHLELFWSRVNIPKVLRAAEQAHLWAELVFLYDKYEEYDNAIITMMNHPTDAWKEGQFKDIITKVANVELYYKAVQFYLEFKPLLLNDLLMVLSPRLDHTRAVTFFTKVKQLPLVKPYLRSVQNHNNKSVNESLNNLFIIEEDYQALRTSIDAYDNFDNISLAQRLEKHELIEFRRIAAYLFKGNNRWKQSVELCKKDRLYKDAMQYASESKDTELAEELLQWFLQENKRECFGACLFTCYDLLRPDVVLETAWRHNIMDFAMPYFIQVMKEYLTKVDKLDASESLRKEEEQATETQPIVYGQPQLMLTAGPSVAVPPQAPFGYGYTAPPYGQPQPGFGYSM, encoded by the exons atggccCAGATCCTGCCCATCCGCTTCCAGGAGCATCTCCAG ctCCAAAATTTGGGCATCAACCCAGCAAACATTGGGTTCAGCACTCTGACAATGGAGTCTGACAAATTTATCTGCATCAGAGAGAAAGTAGGAGAACAGGCTCAAGTGGTGATCATCGACATGAATGACCCCAGCAACCCAATCCGGAGACCAATTTCAGCTGACAGTGCTATCATGAACCCTGCCAGTAAAGTCATTGCATTGAAAG CTGGGAAAACGCTGCAAATCTTTAACATCGAGATGAAGAGCAAGATGAAGGCTCACACCATGACAGATGATGTCACCTTCTGGAAGTGGATCTCTCTGAACACTGTTGCCCTCGTGACGGATAATGCAGTTTACCACTGGAGCATGGAGGGGGAGTCCCAGCCCGTGAAGATGTTTGATCGCCACTCCAGCCTTGCCGGCTGCCAGATCATCAACTACAGAACTGATGCCAAGCAGAAATGGCTCTTGCTGACTGGAATATCTGCGCAG CAAAACCGTGTAGTGGGAGCAATGCAGCTGTACTCTGTGGACAGAAAAGTGTCCCAGCCCATCGAGGGACATGCAGCCAGCTTTGCACAGTTCAAGATGGAAGGGAATGCTGAAGAATCCACTCTCTTCTGTTTTGCAGTAAGAGGGCAAGCTGGGGGTAAG CTGCATATCATTGAGGTTGGCACACCACCCACTGGGAATCAGCCCTTTCCAAAGAAAGCTGTGGATGTCTTCTTTCCTCCTGAAGCACAAAGTGACTTTCCTGTTGCTATGCAG ATCAGTGACAAGCACGATGTGGTGTTCCTCATAACAAAGTATGGCTACATCCACTTGTATGATCTGGAAACTGGCACCTGTATCTACATGAACAGGATCAGTGGAGAGACCATTTTTGTTACTGCACAGCACGAAGCAACAGCTGGAATTATTGGAGTCAACAGAAAGGGACAA GTGCTCTCAGTGTGTGTGGAAGAGGAGAACATCATTCCCTACATCACAAACGTGCTGCAGAATCCTGACCTGGCTTTACGGATGGCTGTCCGCAACAACCTGGCAGGGGCCGAGGAGCTCTTTGCCAGGAAATTCAATGCACTCTTTGCACAAGGGAACTATTCAGAGGCAGCAAAAGTGGCAGCTAATGCCCCAAAG GGAATTCTGCGTACTCCAGACACCATACGCCGGTTCCAGAGTGTTccagctcagccagggcagACTTCCCCTCTCCTGCAGTATTTTGGCATTCTGCTGGACCAAGGGCAGCTGAACAAGTATGAGTCACTGGAGCTCTGCAGACCAGTGCTCCAGCAGGGCCGCAAGCAGCTCTTGGAAAAATGGTTAAAAGAAGATAAG CTGGAGTGCTCAGAGGAGCTGGGAGACCTTGTGAAATCTGTGGATCCTACACTAGCACTTAGTGTCTATCTGAGAGCCAATGTTCCAAACAAGGTCATCCAGTGTTTTGCTGAAACAGGACAAGTCCAGAAGATTGTTTTGTATGCTAAGAAg GTTGGATATACTCCAGACTGGATTTTTTTGCTGAGGAATGTAATGAGAATCAGCCCTGATCAAGGACAGCAGTTTGCACAAATGCTTGTTCAAGATGAAGAGCCTCTTGCAGATATAACACAG atTGTGGATGTCTTTATGGAATATAATTTAATCCAGCAATGTACAGCCTTTCTGCTGGATGCACTGAAGAATAATCGTCCCTCAGAAGGTCCCCTGCAAACACGTTTACTTGAGATGAACCTCATGCACGCGCCTCAG GTTGCAGATGCCATCCTGGGAAACCAAATGTTTACTCACTATGACCGGGCTCACATAGCTCAGCTGTGTGAGAAGGCTGGTTTGCTGCAGAGAGCACTGGAGCACTTCACAGACCTGTACGACATCAAGCGTGCAGTAGTTCACACTCACCTCCTCAACCCTGAG TGGTTAGTGAATTATTTTGGGTCCTTATCAGTAGAAGACTCTCTGGAGTGTCTGCGTGCGATGCTGTCCGCTAACATCCGTCAGAACCTGCAGATCTGTGTCCAGGTAGCTTCCAAATACCACGAACAGCTGTCAACACAGTCACTCATTGAGCTCTTTGAGTCCTTCAAGAGCTTTGAAG gtttgttttatttcctgGGCTCCATTGTAAACTTCAGCCAGGATCCAGATGTGCACTTCAAGTACATTCAAGCTGCATGCAAGACAGGACAAATTAAAGAAGTGGAAAGAATCTGCAGGGAAAGTAACTGCTATGATCCAGAACGTGTTAAAAACTTCCTCAAG GAAGCTAAACTCACTGACCAGCTGCCTCTCATCATTGTGTGTGACCGCTTTGACTTTGTCCACGACTTGGTGCTGTATTTGTATAGAAATAATCTTCAAAAATATATTGAGATTTATGTACAGAAG GTGAATCCAAGCCGTCTGCCAGTTGTTATTGGGGGACTGCTTGATGTGGATTGCTCTGAAGATGTGATCAAGAACCTCATCCTTGTAGTGAGAGGTCAATTTTCAACTGATGAACTTGTTGCAGAGGTTGAGAAAAGAAACAG GCTGAAGCTGCTTCTGCCCTGGCTGGAAGCAAGAATTCACGAGGGCTGTGAGGAGCCTGCTACTCACAATGCACTGGCCAAGATTTACATTGACAGCAACAACAACCCAGAGAGATTCCTGCGTGAGAATCCCTACTATGACAGTCGTGTTGTTGGCAAGTACTGTGAGAAGAGGGACCCTCACCTGGCCTGCGTGGCTTACGAGCGTGGACAGTGCGATCTGGAGCTGATTAAT GTGTGCAATGAGAACTCCCTCTTCAAGAGTCTCTCCCGCTACTTAGTTCGTCGTAAGGACCCCGAGCTCTGGGCCAGTGTGCTACTGGAAAGCAACCCCTACAGAAGACCCCTGATTGACCAG GTTGTCCAGACTGCACTGTCAGAGACCCAGGACCCCGAGGAAGTCTCTGTCACTGTGAAGGCCTTCATGACTGCAGATCTTCCCAATGAGCTCATTGAACTGCTGGAGAAAATTGTGCTGGATAATTCAGTGTTCAGTGAGCACAG GAATCTGCAGAACCTTCTCATCCTTACAGCTATCAAGGCTGACCGCACCCGTGTCATGGAGTACATCAATCGCCTGGATAACTATGATGCCCCTGACATAGCCAATATTGCTATCAGCAATGAGCTTTTTGAGGAGGCATTTGCTATCTTCAGGAAGTTTGATGTCAATACATCAGCTGTACAG GTGTTGATAGAGCACATTGGGAACCTGGACCGTGCGTACGAGTTCGCTGAGCGCTGCAATGAACCTGCAGTGTGGAGCCAGCTGGCCAAAGCACAGCTCCAGAAGGGGATGGTAAAGGAGGCAATTGACTCCTACATTAAAGCAGATGATCCTTCCTCATACATGGAAGTTGTTCAAGCTGCTAATGCCAGTG GAAACTGGGAAGAGCTGGTGAAATATCTGCAGATGGCACGCAAGAAGGCCCGGGAGTCGTATGTGGAAACAGAATTAATCTTTGCTCTTGCTAAAACAAACCGCCTGGCAGAGCTAGAGGAGTTCATCAATGGCCCTAACAATGCACATATCCAGCAG GTTGGTGATCGCTGCTACGATGAGAAGATGTATGAAGCAGCCAAGCTCTTGTACAACAACGTGTCCAACTTCGGCCGTTTGGCCTCAACCTTGGTGCACCTCGGCGAGTACCAGGCAGCCGTGGATGGTGCTCGGAAAGCCAACAGCACTCGCACGTGGAAAGAG gtctgctttgcttgtgtggATGGAAAAGAATTCCGCCTGGCTCAGATGTGTGGGCTCCATATTGTAGTGCATGCAGATGAGCTGGAAGAGCTAATCAACTATTACCAG GATCGTGGGTACTTTGAAGAACTCATCACTATGTTGGAAGCAGCGCTTGGGCTGGAGCGAGCACACATGGGGATGTTCACAGAGCTGGCAATTCTCTACTCCAAGTTCAAGCCACAGAAGATGAGGGAGCACTTGGAGCTGTTCTGGTCCAGAGTCAACATTCCCAAG GTTTTGAGAGCTGCAGAACAAGCCCATCTGTGGGCTGAACTGGTGTTCCTGTATGATAAGTATGAAGAATATGATAATGCCATAATCACAATGATGAATCACCCAACAGATGCTTGGAAAGAAGGCCAGTTCAAAGATATCATCACTAAG GTGGCCAATGTGGAGCTGTACTACAAGGCAGTTCAATTCTATTTGGAATTTAAGCCTCTGCTGCTCAATGATCTGCTGATGGTGTTGTCCCCTCGGCTTGACCACACTCGTGCTGTCACCTTCTTCACAAAG GTTAAACAGCTGCCCCTGGTTAAGCCTTACCTGCGCTCTGTTCAAAATCACAACAACAAATCAGTCAATGAGTCCCTCAACAACCTCTTCATTATTGAAGAAGATTACCAG GCTCTTAGGACTTCTATAGATGCTTATGACAACTTTGACAACATTTCTCTTGCCCAACGTTTGGAGAAACACGAGCTAATAGAGTTCCGAAGGATCGCTGCCTATCTCTTCAAAGGCAACAACCGCTGGAAACAGAGCGTGGAGCTCTGTAAGAAGGACAGGCTCTACAAG GATGCCATGCAGTACGCTTCTGAATCCAAAGATACtgagctggcagaagagctgctgcagTGGTTCTTGCAGGAGAACAAGAGGGAATGCTTTGGTGCTTGTCTCTTCACCTGCTACGATCTCCTAAGGCCAGATGTTGTCTTGGAAACAGCGTGGAGGCACAACATTATGGACTTTGCCATGCCATACTTTATTCAGGTCATGAAGGAATACTTGACCAAG GTGGATAAACTGGATGCATCAGAGTctttgagaaaggaagaggagcaAGCTACAGAAACACAACCTATTGTTTATG gccagccccagctgatGCTGACAGCGGGACCCAGCGTGGCAGTTCCTCCGCAGGCACCTTTCGGCTACGGCTACACGGCCCCTCCGTACGGGCAGCCGCAGCCCGGCTTCGGCTACAGCATGTGA